One window of Dehalobacterium formicoaceticum genomic DNA carries:
- the cas5b gene encoding type I-B CRISPR-associated protein Cas5b translates to MKSIRFTLSGKAACFRQPDVNAQVYFTYNNIHKVALLGLLGAILGLSGYRNYKLYDQKEPDYPEFYQVLSSLYVAIIPNGENGYFTKKIQYFNNSVGYASKEQGGNLQVREQWLEHPSWTIFLAQNNLPDGTWDKLCHSLLHGQCIYIPYLGRNDFPAQIDAVSMVELTPTRASRIDSLFRFDGDLRALDGGGPSQYLFVENAPLALVRKHNFYEFARFIYTNGNIPIGYLPDHLYTDGQRQYYFY, encoded by the coding sequence ATGAAAAGCATCCGATTTACTCTGTCGGGGAAGGCCGCTTGCTTTCGCCAACCCGATGTAAACGCCCAGGTTTATTTTACCTATAATAATATTCATAAGGTCGCCTTATTAGGGCTGCTCGGGGCAATTCTGGGGTTAAGCGGATACCGAAATTACAAGCTATACGACCAGAAGGAACCAGATTACCCGGAATTTTATCAAGTGCTGTCGAGTCTGTATGTAGCAATTATCCCCAATGGGGAAAATGGCTATTTCACAAAGAAAATTCAGTATTTTAATAATAGCGTCGGATATGCCTCGAAAGAACAAGGCGGGAATCTTCAGGTGCGGGAACAATGGCTGGAACATCCCAGCTGGACGATCTTCCTTGCCCAGAATAACTTGCCGGATGGGACATGGGACAAGCTTTGTCACAGTTTACTCCATGGACAATGTATTTATATTCCTTATCTTGGGCGTAATGATTTTCCTGCTCAGATAGATGCGGTGAGTATGGTGGAACTAACTCCTACCCGTGCATCTCGAATTGATTCCTTGTTTAGATTCGACGGCGACCTTAGAGCATTGGATGGAGGAGGACCATCCCAATATCTATTTGTAGAAAATGCCCCTCTAGCTTTAGTCCGGAAACATAACTTTTATGAATTTGCTCGTTTTATTTACACAAATGGCAATATTCCCATAGGATACCTGCCCGACCATTTATATACAGATGGTCAACGGCAATATTATTTCTATTAA
- a CDS encoding CDGSH iron-sulfur domain-containing protein → MSDHKKEPRIKITHNGPYLVSGKVPLYEKIIVPVGKHYVLQDGRELPQSDVYALCRCGKSKNTPFCDGSHEKVGFVGEETASKTKYEDRADYMEGPGIDLLDDHRCALARFCHQEKGDAWELTARSDQDDCKKEAIQAACECPSGRLTAVEKTGARIEPTYEPSIEIIQDPEKGVSAGIFVKGNIPIESSDGETYEIRNRVALCRCGRSGNKPFCDVSHVSGRFKDKDKE, encoded by the coding sequence CACGCATAATGGACCTTATCTTGTATCAGGTAAGGTACCACTATACGAAAAAATCATTGTACCAGTAGGAAAGCATTATGTGCTCCAAGATGGACGTGAACTGCCCCAATCTGATGTATATGCACTTTGCCGCTGCGGCAAATCAAAAAACACTCCATTTTGTGATGGAAGCCATGAGAAGGTCGGTTTTGTGGGCGAAGAAACTGCTTCAAAAACAAAATATGAAGACAGAGCCGATTATATGGAAGGACCTGGTATTGACTTATTAGATGATCATAGGTGTGCTCTTGCCCGTTTTTGCCATCAAGAAAAAGGAGATGCCTGGGAATTAACGGCAAGATCCGATCAAGATGACTGTAAAAAGGAAGCAATTCAGGCAGCATGTGAGTGCCCGTCCGGACGACTGACAGCTGTTGAAAAGACCGGGGCAAGAATTGAACCCACATATGAACCATCAATTGAGATCATTCAGGACCCGGAAAAGGGTGTTAGTGCAGGTATTTTTGTTAAGGGAAATATTCCTATCGAATCATCAGATGGCGAAACATATGAAATCAGAAATAGGGTTGCTCTGTGTCGGTGCGGTAGGTCAGGAAATAAGCCATTTTGTGATGTGTCACATGTATCTGGGAGATTTAAAGATAAAGACAAAGAATGA
- a CDS encoding stalk domain-containing protein has product MKKIMLIAMIWLLVTTTGPALAVNINEYNQDLELNTFQDSIIMSLNTDKAFVNGREMSGKKPILENGRTMVPLRFLAENLQAKVDWHPTKKEVQINDGKKKILLTIGSKDMLVNGAKIKIDDPAILRNGTTYLSFQTIGDALGKTTEFKNDGKLIMVSNQPMDLNLTALNTLKASFDENYQVLYGDTWVIIAEKNNRLYGWDLNNRNDFTDLGDNFTNERLKEGKELYLSFHIGDSTMGSDQIFAIYPDKEVKFIYSTDLLGMKEKDGWLYMLVENNFWAMMLDSIELRKKFSGNLIRLNIAEAITYHETANNDVPFQAQQLGEPGYFYGIHPIVGDYYGRIIVRELKRDRNSYMFDWAIKDDAIYAIGVDFTSDQADKTVAQYKIPFTGRSHEKIPATDDAPEQLSEILARGLADTDIDLKDIENGILIEHSSFDLNQDGRSDEMYMIASSMSIDNYFTAPAYFIYITSPDDKFRIIQLDFPPIDLTEGNINIQYGDISGDKIPEIFYSVDYPQPEHVERSPHMLQYSPETGKFSDLDIAGENDFLIRDWGIEKNSENNNEEAELWLDLKKNIHDDQGIRHYFRLYQDRLIKRENYDRITNPDISHEQDREAVFADSNLENIVRKEIDKYEGPIYQSELKGITRLWAGGKMISNLKGIEYLADVEEVDFSGNIIEDLHPVEKLVNLKEADFSANKIRDFSPLNKLNALTTLDLSFCDISDLQSLGEMPNLKSLDLDYNKITDLRPLAKLKGLQNLYLYSNQIKSIDPLAALTNLENLSLQENQIKDVSPLKDLTSLQSLGLTGNPISNLDVLSTLEDTFIY; this is encoded by the coding sequence ATGAAAAAGATCATGCTCATTGCTATGATTTGGTTGTTGGTGACTACTACTGGTCCAGCATTGGCGGTAAATATTAATGAATATAATCAAGACCTGGAATTAAACACATTTCAAGACAGCATTATTATGTCGTTAAACACGGATAAAGCTTTTGTTAATGGGAGAGAGATGTCGGGTAAAAAACCAATTCTGGAGAATGGCAGAACCATGGTGCCTCTGCGCTTTCTGGCAGAAAATTTGCAGGCAAAAGTAGACTGGCATCCAACAAAAAAAGAAGTGCAGATCAATGATGGGAAGAAAAAAATATTATTAACCATCGGTAGTAAAGATATGTTGGTGAATGGGGCGAAAATCAAAATTGACGATCCGGCAATACTCAGAAATGGAACTACATATTTGTCGTTTCAGACTATAGGGGATGCTTTGGGAAAAACGACAGAGTTCAAAAATGACGGCAAATTAATCATGGTCAGCAATCAACCAATGGATTTGAATCTGACCGCTCTGAATACCTTAAAGGCATCATTTGACGAAAATTATCAAGTGCTTTATGGTGATACCTGGGTGATAATTGCTGAAAAAAACAATCGATTATATGGCTGGGATCTGAATAACCGTAATGATTTTACGGACTTGGGTGACAATTTCACTAATGAACGGCTGAAGGAAGGGAAAGAACTTTATTTATCATTTCATATTGGGGACAGTACCATGGGTTCAGACCAAATATTTGCCATCTATCCCGATAAAGAAGTGAAGTTTATTTACTCTACTGATCTATTGGGGATGAAAGAAAAAGACGGCTGGTTATATATGCTGGTTGAAAATAACTTTTGGGCCATGATGCTCGATTCCATTGAATTGAGGAAAAAGTTCAGCGGAAATCTAATCAGATTAAATATTGCTGAAGCCATCACTTACCATGAAACAGCAAATAATGATGTTCCTTTTCAAGCGCAACAATTAGGTGAACCAGGCTATTTTTATGGCATACATCCAATTGTCGGCGATTATTATGGGAGAATAATTGTTCGTGAATTGAAAAGGGATCGCAACAGTTATATGTTTGACTGGGCAATAAAAGATGACGCGATTTACGCCATTGGAGTTGATTTTACTTCCGATCAAGCAGATAAAACCGTTGCTCAATATAAAATACCTTTTACCGGCAGAAGTCATGAAAAAATCCCAGCGACAGATGATGCGCCGGAACAATTAAGTGAAATTTTGGCCCGAGGACTGGCCGATACAGACATCGATTTAAAAGATATTGAAAATGGGATCCTCATTGAGCATAGCTCTTTCGACCTGAATCAAGACGGCAGGTCAGACGAAATGTATATGATTGCCAGCTCAATGAGTATCGATAATTATTTTACTGCCCCGGCATATTTTATTTACATCACTTCTCCTGACGATAAGTTTCGCATTATTCAACTGGATTTTCCTCCTATTGACTTAACGGAGGGAAACATCAATATTCAGTATGGCGATATCAGCGGAGATAAAATCCCGGAAATCTTTTATTCTGTGGATTATCCTCAACCGGAGCATGTGGAAAGATCGCCTCATATGCTGCAATATTCCCCCGAAACCGGAAAATTCTCGGACCTGGATATTGCAGGGGAAAATGATTTTCTCATCCGGGATTGGGGCATTGAAAAGAATAGTGAAAATAATAATGAAGAAGCGGAATTGTGGCTGGATCTTAAAAAGAACATCCATGATGACCAGGGTATACGCCATTACTTTCGCCTGTATCAAGATAGGTTGATAAAGCGGGAGAATTATGACAGAATAACCAATCCGGATATCAGCCATGAACAAGATCGGGAGGCAGTATTTGCCGATAGCAATTTGGAAAATATCGTGCGCAAGGAAATTGATAAATATGAGGGTCCAATTTATCAAAGTGAGTTAAAAGGGATTACCCGTTTATGGGCCGGGGGGAAAATGATATCCAACCTGAAAGGAATTGAATATTTGGCTGATGTTGAGGAGGTGGATTTCTCCGGAAACATAATCGAGGATTTACACCCGGTTGAGAAGCTGGTTAATTTAAAAGAAGCTGATTTTTCCGCAAACAAGATCCGTGATTTCAGCCCTCTCAACAAGCTAAATGCGCTGACGACATTGGATCTGTCATTTTGTGATATATCGGATCTTCAATCCCTTGGTGAAATGCCCAACCTGAAATCCCTTGATTTGGACTATAACAAGATTACTGATTTACGTCCGCTGGCAAAGCTGAAGGGATTACAGAATCTTTATTTATATAGCAACCAGATTAAAAGTATTGATCCGCTGGCCGCATTAACCAATTTGGAGAACCTGTCACTGCAGGAAAATCAAATTAAGGATGTTAGTCCGTTAAAAGACTTGACTTCTTTACAATCCTTGGGACTAACAGGAAATCCGATCAGCAATCTTGATGTATTGTCAACTTTGGAAGATACGTTTATTTATTGA
- a CDS encoding CRISPR-associated protein Cas6, which translates to MNHYHEIVFTIQFLKDVTFDEVQSGIAELINRSMLLDEELKNFHHQRGYKLYCFSAPYPLEQDKIYREGRMYCFNLRTMHLNFALKIKQYLSKTHGIAKVISSDLKNYSFKHINELITLTPIVCTLNNRCWLHNDGIALLSERLHLNAYKKCKSLDDSFEETAEFFFDRIEILNKVAIKIKYKGKNTILLGHKIKLSVKPQPWAQQMANIVLASGALEKNSLGLGYCLARR; encoded by the coding sequence TTGAACCATTATCATGAAATCGTATTTACAATTCAATTTTTAAAGGATGTCACATTTGACGAGGTGCAATCGGGGATTGCGGAACTCATAAACCGAAGCATGCTGCTGGATGAGGAACTAAAAAATTTCCATCATCAAAGAGGGTATAAACTATACTGTTTTTCCGCTCCGTATCCTTTGGAGCAAGATAAGATTTATCGGGAAGGTCGAATGTACTGTTTTAATCTGCGCACAATGCATTTAAACTTTGCTTTAAAGATTAAGCAATATTTATCGAAGACTCATGGGATTGCTAAGGTCATTTCAAGTGACTTAAAAAACTATTCTTTTAAGCACATTAATGAATTAATAACCCTAACACCTATCGTATGCACTTTGAACAATAGATGTTGGTTACATAATGATGGAATCGCACTTCTATCAGAAAGACTGCATCTAAACGCATATAAGAAATGCAAAAGCCTAGACGATTCATTTGAAGAAACGGCAGAATTCTTTTTTGACAGAATAGAAATTCTTAACAAAGTCGCAATTAAAATCAAGTACAAAGGTAAGAATACTATATTGCTCGGACACAAAATTAAGCTATCTGTAAAACCTCAACCATGGGCTCAGCAGATGGCCAATATCGTGCTGGCATCCGGTGCTTTGGAAAAAAATAGTCTGGGATTAGGATACTGTTTGGCCAGGAGGTGA
- a CDS encoding CRISPR-associated protein Cas4, whose amino-acid sequence MLTGTIVNYYTHCQRQCWLFSHNLNMEDNSEDVRIGKVLHELKKQGTEEIALEGIKLDKLTAEYVTEIKKSDADLAAAKAQLEFYLVTLYDKGIIRKGCLECLEKNKQSKSVHTLVMSEEDIEERKAYYRQIEDFLEQEQPPSPVFKPICKKCAYYDYCFI is encoded by the coding sequence ATGCTGACAGGAACTATTGTGAATTACTATACACATTGTCAAAGACAGTGCTGGTTATTTTCACATAATCTAAACATGGAAGACAATTCGGAGGACGTTAGGATCGGCAAAGTGCTGCATGAACTGAAAAAGCAAGGAACGGAAGAAATCGCATTAGAAGGAATCAAGCTGGATAAGCTGACGGCGGAGTATGTCACGGAAATCAAAAAATCGGATGCCGATTTAGCTGCGGCGAAAGCCCAGTTGGAATTCTATTTAGTTACTCTGTATGACAAGGGGATTATACGCAAAGGTTGCTTAGAATGCCTGGAGAAGAATAAGCAAAGTAAAAGTGTCCACACATTAGTGATGTCGGAGGAAGATATCGAAGAACGGAAAGCTTATTATCGTCAGATCGAGGATTTCCTAGAACAAGAACAACCTCCATCTCCGGTTTTTAAGCCTATTTGCAAGAAATGTGCCTACTATGATTATTGCTTTATCTAG
- a CDS encoding copper amine oxidase N-terminal domain-containing protein, with protein MNNFCQKKNLIMEAEMLYILRKLLANLIFTCTMITLASPVAALGEEQNIYELHVEDINYVEAGQADLTYLPLFYQREEDLPALKKIVEAVNAMSKHPIKHYEQDAWNAFFDTDLVLKLKNDTTIAIQFLSSDMANLSLPGQEPFGVDPGVAVQYNNLLELFHVPESNISLPDRMVLGKAYTVQGEHIEKNEINLFIGPLRGDFGGNQYEAVNGRWFPTKDALYIGSIPVKLGRYNSQITMPPFGENLKGEMVPITPGKYSLYIFYSGGESMPYQVVAPNPDPLLTVNEQLVVTDAPPYLEQGRLMVPLRALMSGLGAKVVWDGAAKRVLVNTDKSLLPQRSSPNTIELWINGSKENPEIPPRLCQNRIFLPTRFIAELLGAQVHWDEELKIVNIKMEEKKVDSQNGLLNSWGKSMIRSE; from the coding sequence GTGAATAATTTTTGCCAAAAAAAGAACCTTATCATGGAAGCTGAGATGCTGTATATTTTGAGGAAGCTGCTGGCCAATTTGATTTTTACCTGCACTATGATCACCCTGGCCAGCCCAGTGGCGGCACTGGGAGAAGAACAAAATATTTACGAACTTCATGTAGAGGATATTAACTACGTGGAAGCAGGGCAAGCTGATTTAACTTATCTGCCTCTGTTTTATCAACGGGAAGAAGATCTTCCTGCTCTGAAAAAAATAGTTGAGGCAGTCAATGCCATGAGCAAGCACCCGATCAAACACTATGAACAGGATGCCTGGAACGCTTTCTTTGATACGGACCTGGTTCTGAAGCTAAAAAATGATACTACGATTGCGATTCAGTTTCTGTCGTCTGATATGGCTAATTTATCCTTACCCGGGCAAGAACCTTTTGGTGTGGATCCAGGGGTTGCCGTCCAGTATAATAATCTGCTCGAACTTTTTCACGTGCCGGAGAGTAATATTTCACTGCCGGACAGGATGGTACTGGGGAAAGCCTATACAGTGCAAGGGGAACATATAGAGAAAAATGAGATAAATCTTTTTATCGGACCTCTGCGCGGTGATTTTGGCGGAAATCAATATGAAGCGGTCAACGGAAGGTGGTTCCCCACCAAGGATGCTTTGTATATTGGTTCCATTCCGGTTAAATTAGGGCGATATAATAGCCAAATTACGATGCCTCCCTTTGGGGAAAATTTAAAGGGTGAAATGGTGCCTATTACTCCGGGCAAATACTCCCTTTATATCTTTTATTCTGGGGGAGAATCAATGCCTTACCAAGTTGTCGCACCCAATCCGGATCCCTTGTTAACGGTTAACGAACAATTGGTGGTTACGGATGCTCCCCCATACCTGGAACAGGGCCGTCTTATGGTTCCCCTGCGCGCTCTCATGTCAGGACTGGGGGCAAAAGTGGTATGGGACGGGGCAGCGAAAAGAGTATTGGTGAATACAGACAAATCCTTGCTCCCCCAACGATCTTCCCCTAATACGATTGAATTGTGGATTAACGGCAGCAAAGAAAACCCGGAAATTCCGCCCCGTCTTTGTCAAAATCGGATATTCCTTCCGACCCGTTTCATTGCAGAATTGTTAGGTGCCCAAGTTCACTGGGATGAAGAGCTAAAAATAGTAAATATTAAAATGGAGGAAAAGAAAGTTGATTCCCAAAATGGTCTCCTGAACTCATGGGGCAAGAGTATGATTAGGAGTGAGTAA
- the cas1b gene encoding type I-B CRISPR-associated endonuclease Cas1b: MSKSNETRYIFSSGELFQKDFSIVLRKDEKNIYLPIKDTRELYCFNDITLSTKMLQLLSKAGIIVHFFGYHGNYIGTFYPKEQLISGRLTVAQALAYKDKRMMIAGAIVKGIARNIYFVLYHYYRHGKNEFKDYLDWLRKDVPNLVDKTNDINQLLRVEGAIWAKFYQSFRTILPESFAMNKRVKRPPDNPINALISFGNSLLYTKVITEIYHTHLDQAISFLHEPAERRFSLSLDLSEVFKPVLVFKTIFDCVNNRKITVEKHFDKKLNYALLNESGRKVFIEAFEERLNQAFEHQTLKRRCSYKHAIRLDGYKLIKFIMEEKSFTPFSLEDKK; this comes from the coding sequence ATCAGTAAGAGTAATGAGACGCGTTATATTTTTTCGTCCGGAGAGTTATTTCAAAAGGATTTTTCCATTGTACTCCGTAAGGATGAGAAAAATATTTATTTACCAATAAAGGATACACGAGAATTATATTGCTTTAATGATATAACCCTCAGTACGAAAATGCTGCAGTTATTATCAAAGGCAGGCATCATCGTTCATTTCTTTGGTTATCATGGAAACTATATCGGAACATTTTATCCGAAGGAGCAATTAATAAGCGGTAGGCTGACTGTCGCTCAGGCCTTAGCTTATAAAGATAAAAGAATGATGATTGCCGGGGCAATAGTTAAAGGAATTGCCCGTAATATCTATTTTGTGCTTTATCATTATTATCGTCATGGAAAAAATGAATTTAAGGATTACCTTGATTGGTTACGCAAAGATGTTCCGAATTTGGTTGATAAGACAAATGATATCAATCAACTGCTTCGTGTAGAAGGGGCGATCTGGGCAAAATTCTACCAAAGTTTCCGAACCATCTTACCGGAATCATTTGCGATGAACAAAAGGGTAAAAAGGCCTCCTGACAATCCCATAAATGCTTTGATATCTTTTGGTAATTCCTTACTGTATACGAAGGTGATTACAGAAATCTATCACACCCACCTAGATCAAGCCATATCTTTTTTGCATGAGCCTGCAGAACGCCGCTTTTCATTAAGCTTAGATTTATCAGAAGTGTTTAAACCGGTGTTGGTTTTTAAGACGATATTCGACTGTGTTAATAATAGGAAGATTACCGTAGAGAAACATTTTGACAAAAAATTGAATTATGCCTTACTCAATGAAAGCGGGCGTAAAGTCTTTATTGAGGCGTTCGAGGAACGTCTGAACCAGGCTTTTGAGCACCAAACTTTAAAAAGAAGGTGCAGCTATAAACATGCTATTAGACTGGATGGATATAAGTTAATTAAATTTATAATGGAGGAGAAAAGTTTTACCCCTTTTAGTTTGGAGGATAAGAAATGA
- a CDS encoding CRISPR-associated helicase/endonuclease Cas3, with translation MKTVELLTPEAIKDTRYLAHTRIVGERKETETLLAHSDLTLHYLAIYCDQKGIENITKDLIKCCGFSDEEGEKVYQLFCYAIYLHDFGKINPRYQYQVLENKDFRLMIRKANNSHHALASSYLYIDYMYQVLLKNPSEAMKKCLSAFAYCIYKHHGELGDGSQFSKLELWDEEYFQSVLDESVFEDIQYYMQESKSIKDPVSFYILCRLLYALITGCDYCATEEFMTGQPVQPMVIQNRGEDLKQSYDESTLVNSIRQFHKDPKTFRGTPINALRNEIFIESEANLKENPEAHIYYLEAPTGAGKTNMAINLSLRVLEIDPQINNIFYIFPFNTLVEQTKDTLLPFFGDQIAVVNSLTPVVMGGDGEKDNYEAAWLDRLFNNYPIVLTSHINFFNALFGCGRERCFPLLKLCNSVIILDEIQSYKNSIWREIITFLQGYARQLNMKIIIMSATLPQLDLLLKTVEGKFVSLVKDPQKYYQHPLFKGRVHLDFSLLEKGKITIEELKDEVLRFKDKRVLVEFIKKKTAREFFELCKEECHAVLLTGDDNGARREQIIKRINNGEKMVLIATQVIEAGVNIDMEIGFKDISLPDAEEQFLGRINRSCLNTSGAVAYFFDLDNEEVIYRGDARLRYSVRDVAIRRKVEEKRFDEIYAQVFADLIAKTSMANKMNLAYLDNDCVQLNCKRIEDQMRLIDQSYQLFIPYIWEDLNGYDVWEEYRALGMNRDMGYAQRKIEFSRLALKMSYFTFTVFRNKIPYGVEEYGGYYFIDGGEQFVTDGVLDRTALEEFYGGMFL, from the coding sequence GTGAAAACTGTCGAATTATTAACTCCTGAAGCCATAAAAGATACGCGCTATCTCGCCCATACCAGGATTGTTGGTGAAAGGAAAGAAACCGAAACCCTTCTGGCACATTCTGATCTAACTCTGCATTACCTTGCTATCTATTGTGATCAGAAGGGAATTGAGAACATTACAAAAGACTTGATCAAATGTTGTGGATTTTCTGATGAAGAAGGCGAAAAGGTTTATCAATTATTTTGCTATGCCATCTATTTACATGATTTTGGAAAGATCAACCCGCGTTATCAGTATCAGGTTTTAGAAAATAAAGATTTCCGGCTTATGATCAGGAAAGCAAACAATTCTCATCATGCTTTAGCTTCAAGTTATTTGTATATTGATTATATGTATCAAGTTCTATTAAAAAATCCTTCAGAAGCAATGAAGAAATGTCTGAGTGCATTCGCATATTGCATCTATAAACACCATGGGGAATTAGGTGATGGAAGTCAGTTTTCTAAGTTGGAGCTTTGGGATGAAGAGTATTTTCAAAGTGTGCTTGATGAAAGTGTTTTTGAAGACATTCAATATTATATGCAGGAGTCTAAGTCGATTAAAGATCCTGTCAGCTTTTACATTCTTTGTCGATTACTTTACGCATTGATAACGGGCTGTGATTATTGTGCTACTGAAGAATTTATGACAGGTCAGCCGGTGCAGCCGATGGTGATCCAAAACAGAGGAGAAGACCTAAAGCAAAGCTATGATGAAAGTACCCTGGTCAATAGCATCAGGCAGTTCCATAAGGATCCAAAAACTTTCCGAGGAACTCCAATCAATGCTCTGCGCAATGAAATATTTATTGAGTCAGAAGCTAATCTTAAGGAAAATCCGGAAGCTCATATTTATTATCTGGAGGCACCAACGGGAGCTGGAAAAACGAACATGGCCATCAATCTTAGTTTGCGTGTTCTTGAGATCGATCCGCAGATTAATAATATTTTCTACATATTCCCTTTTAATACTTTGGTGGAGCAAACAAAAGATACACTGTTGCCTTTTTTCGGAGATCAAATTGCAGTGGTTAATTCCCTTACTCCCGTTGTTATGGGTGGAGATGGTGAGAAAGACAATTATGAAGCAGCCTGGCTGGATCGCCTTTTTAATAACTATCCGATTGTTTTAACTTCACATATCAATTTCTTTAATGCTTTGTTTGGGTGCGGACGGGAACGTTGCTTTCCGCTGCTTAAGCTATGTAATAGTGTAATCATTTTGGACGAAATTCAAAGTTACAAGAATAGTATCTGGCGAGAAATCATTACTTTTCTCCAAGGCTACGCCCGGCAGCTAAATATGAAGATCATAATTATGTCGGCCACACTTCCTCAATTAGACTTGCTGCTTAAGACGGTCGAGGGCAAGTTTGTCTCATTAGTGAAGGATCCACAAAAGTATTATCAGCATCCTCTTTTTAAAGGAAGAGTTCATTTGGATTTCTCTTTGTTGGAAAAGGGTAAGATTACTATAGAAGAACTTAAAGATGAAGTATTACGGTTTAAAGATAAAAGAGTGTTAGTGGAATTCATTAAAAAAAAGACAGCCAGGGAATTTTTCGAACTTTGCAAGGAAGAATGTCATGCTGTTTTACTTACAGGTGACGATAATGGGGCAAGAAGAGAACAGATCATAAAAAGGATTAATAACGGGGAAAAGATGGTTTTGATTGCAACGCAAGTAATCGAAGCTGGAGTCAACATTGATATGGAAATTGGTTTTAAGGATATTTCTCTTCCGGATGCCGAAGAACAATTTTTGGGACGAATCAATCGGTCATGCTTGAACACTAGCGGTGCTGTTGCCTATTTCTTTGATCTTGACAATGAGGAAGTAATTTATCGGGGAGACGCTCGCTTGCGTTATTCCGTCAGGGATGTTGCTATTCGAAGAAAGGTAGAGGAGAAGCGTTTTGACGAAATTTATGCCCAGGTTTTTGCTGATTTGATTGCTAAGACCAGTATGGCAAATAAGATGAATTTGGCATACTTAGATAATGATTGTGTTCAGTTAAATTGTAAGCGCATAGAGGATCAGATGCGTTTAATTGATCAGAGTTATCAATTATTCATTCCATATATTTGGGAAGATTTAAATGGTTATGATGTGTGGGAAGAATATAGAGCTTTAGGTATGAATCGGGATATGGGATATGCTCAGCGAAAAATTGAATTTTCCAGGTTGGCATTAAAGATGTCTTATTTTACTTTTACCGTATTTCGAAACAAGATACCATACGGGGTAGAAGAGTATGGCGGATATTATTTTATTGATGGCGGAGAGCAATTCGTCACAGACGGAGTGTTGGATCGGACGGCATTAGAGGAGTTTTACGGAGGGATGTTTTTATAA
- a CDS encoding type I CRISPR-associated protein Cas7 encodes MKKNNRVYGILAVGAYMANFNADLSGYPKTTADNIILGSDKALKYPMKRMWMIQGEPVLYIKSMQIKEDKGGEKLQPRDLNERYSFLFGSLDEKTSSKEVLGKLFSAIDVMNFGATFAEKKQNISITGAVQINQGLNLYKDTEILVQDILSPFRNSNEKSEDKLASSMGTKIVTDEAHYVYSFSVNPANYHDYIGLANGFEGYTQEAYDKFKCAARVATTAFNTNSKSGCENELAVFIELKEESQLFLANLDRYVSAQRDGDHILYDLSKLAQALEPHYDQIQSVEIYCNLATIKVNCGSLPGKVESIY; translated from the coding sequence ATGAAGAAAAACAATAGAGTATACGGTATTCTCGCCGTTGGAGCTTATATGGCAAATTTTAATGCGGATTTGTCAGGGTATCCCAAAACCACCGCGGATAATATTATTTTAGGCAGTGACAAAGCTTTAAAGTATCCTATGAAGCGGATGTGGATGATTCAAGGGGAACCGGTGCTATATATCAAGAGCATGCAAATTAAGGAAGATAAAGGAGGAGAAAAGCTACAGCCCCGAGATCTTAATGAAAGATATTCCTTCCTTTTCGGTAGTTTAGATGAAAAGACTTCTTCAAAGGAAGTCTTAGGAAAACTTTTTTCAGCCATTGATGTCATGAATTTTGGTGCTACCTTTGCTGAAAAAAAACAAAACATCAGTATTACAGGGGCAGTGCAGATTAATCAGGGGTTAAATCTCTACAAGGATACAGAGATACTTGTTCAAGATATTCTCTCACCTTTTCGCAATTCTAATGAGAAGAGTGAAGACAAGCTGGCCTCTTCCATGGGGACAAAAATTGTCACAGACGAAGCTCATTATGTTTACTCATTCTCGGTTAATCCGGCGAATTATCACGACTATATTGGATTAGCTAATGGCTTTGAAGGGTACACGCAGGAAGCTTATGACAAGTTCAAATGTGCAGCTCGAGTAGCAACGACTGCCTTTAATACCAACTCCAAAAGCGGTTGCGAAAATGAACTGGCCGTCTTTATTGAATTAAAAGAAGAAAGCCAATTATTCTTAGCCAATTTGGATCGTTATGTCAGTGCGCAAAGGGATGGGGATCATATCCTTTATGATCTTTCAAAATTGGCCCAAGCTCTGGAGCCGCACTATGATCAGATTCAATCTGTGGAGATTTATTGCAATCTCGCGACAATCAAGGTAAATTGTGGTTCGCTGCCCGGCAAAGTAGAATCTATATATTAA